TCCCAGTTTTGCCGCACTTCATCCACACTCTGTACAGAGACATCGCCAAACACATGAGGATGACGGCGAATCAACTTTTGAGAAATCCCTTCTGCTATTTCTTTGAGAGCAAATTGTCCTGATTCACTAGCGATTTGAGCTTGTAATACCACTTGTAATAGTAAATCGCCTAACTCTTCTGCGATCGCTTTTTTATCGCCACTCTGAATCGCGTCTACCACCTCATAAGCTTCTTCTATCACGTAAGGCGTGAGCGTTTCGGGAGTTTGAGCCAAATCCCAAGGACAACCACCATCAGGCGATCGCAACTTCGCTACTACCTCAATTAACTCTTGTAAAGCCGCTAAAGTATCAGTGTTGTTTTGATTTTGATTTAATTCCATAATTTAACTTACTAAAAGTCCCACATTGACATCGATAATTAAATATGCAATACCATATTTTTATCTCTTAAAATTGCATTCCTTTACAACAATCTAAAACTTTCTTGCTACTATTCATAGATTTACAGTATGAGCATTGCACAATAAACAATCTCAATTCATCTTTTTATTATGCAACACCAATAATCTTTACCGAAAAACTTAAATACTCTGTAGCTTATAAGCTCACAACTGGGAATTTTAGTATTAGAGGAATTACTTAAAACTAGATGTAATTCCCAGCACGTGAGGTTTGGAGCAAGAGATGAAAATTAGTCAAAAATTAATTCTGGGATTTCTGGGAATTGCTACTCTGACAGGAGTTCTTGGTGCGATCGCCGCCAATCAGCAATCAAAAACAGCCAAGTATCTTGCTCAACAAGAAGCGCAAGAAGTCGCTGGACTACTCGGATATTTCGCAAATCATGAGCTTGAAGACCATGAATTTAAATCGCGAGATGAGATGCTAGCCCAATTACAACGGCACGTAGAAGCACTACACAATCAGCGTCAGCGTGATCTGGAGATTGTAGACCGCAATAAGATAATTCTCGCAGATGTCGTTACCGAAGACGTTGGCACCCGATTGGAACATGACCTCAATAATGAAGTTGGCAAAACTATTCAAGATGGTATACCAAGAACCTATGTTGAAATCAGTTCTGAGTACCCAAATGGAATTCAATTGATTGCTGTTCCTTTTAAAACTAGCAAAAATGAAACTATTGGTGCAGTAATTTTGGAGTATACACCGCTCTACAAAGCAGCAATGGCAACAGCTCAAGAAAGCATTATTGCCACATTGAGCATGAGTTTGGTATCTGCTGTACTTGCATTAGCAGCGGGCTATTTAACATCTAAAAGCATCTCTGAACCGATTAAAAAACTCCAGCAAGCTGTGCTGAATCTAGCTGAAGGTAAGCTGGATACCAGAGTTAACATTCGCTCCCAAGATGAGATTGGCGAGTTAGCTACCTCTTTCAACAAAATGGCGGACGATTTGCAACAGTCTAGGGCTAAGTTGATCAATGCTAACGAACAGTTACGAGATGAGATTACTGAGCGCCAGCAGGCAGAAGCAGAAGTTCAGCAAGCTCTAAAAGACCTGCAAAAAACCCAAGCCCAATTGATTCAATCTGAAAAAATGTCTAGTCTGGGTCAACTGGTGGCAGGGGTTGCCCACGAAATCAACAACCCAGTTAACTTTATTCACGGCAATCTGCTCCATGTACAGGAATATGCTGAATGTCTAATGAATTTCGTGCAACTTTACCAAAAGCATCACCCAAATCCAGCACCGGAAATTCAAGCTGAAGCGGAGAAAATTGATCTGGTGTTTTTGCAGGAAGACTTACCTAAGATTGTCGATTCTATGGCAATGGGTACTGAACGCATTCGCCAAATTGTACTATCACTTCGCAACTTCTCACGTATAGATGAAGCTGAATATAAAGCTGTTAACATCCACGAGGGTATTGACAGCACTTTATTAATTCTGCAACATCGCCTTAAAGCTAAAGCAGAGATGCCAACGATTGAGGTGATTCGAGACTATGGAAATTTGCCTCTTGTGGAGTGCTATCCTGGACAACTTAACCAGGTGTTTATGAATCTTTTAGCAAATGGCATTGATGCTCTTGAAGAAGCTAATACCAAGCACAAGCATTCTCAGCTAAAAGATAATCCCAGGCGAATAATCATTCGCACTTCGGTAATAGATTCGGAGTGGGTGCAAATTGCGATCGCTGACAACGGCCCTGGTATCCCAGAAACGGCACGTCAACATCTGTTTAATCCTTTTTTTACAACTAAACCCATAGGCAAAGGTACAGGCATGGGACTGTCCATCAGCTACCAAATCATTACAGAAAAACATTGTGGCAAAATACAGTACTTTTCTACTCCCACAGAGGGAACTGAATTCATAATTCAGATTCCTATCCAGGGTAAAGTTAATAAAATTAATAGATAAAAAAACTGTAGTAATTATAGTAATTCCTAATCAAGCAGCAGGTTTTTTGTTTAAGAATAGTTATAAAGACGCAATTATCCAATAATTCTAGAAACTCTTGACGCAGCAGCCCCGCCAAAATGTCAACTTTTGTATTGTCATTTATCCTTTGTCGTTTTCCCCTTGCTCTTTCTGCTAACTGTAGCTCTAAGACTACCGCGAGTTGTAATTTTACGCTTCTTAGTTTTGCTACTAGGAAGTAATCCCCGAATTCCCTGCTTTTTAAAGCGCTTGTATGCCGAACCGCCCCAATCGCTGAGAGAATGACTCATCGCACCGAGTTCTAAACCCAAAAACAGGGCGATATATTCAGTATCGTATTGCACAAGCGATCGCCCGACAGTTCCACCCAAATCCTGCAAACTAAAACTCAGATTCCACAGCTTTTCGACAATTGTCAAAACGAAAATTGCCAAGATCGCAAGCAAGCAGCCGAGATAAAGTACCCGCAGGATCGTCCCAATAATCGGCCCGTGGGATAAAAAAGAACGATGTCGGAGACTTTTTTGATAAGGTAGCCAAATCCAACGTAAGAAACCCCAGCGTTGAAATTGCACAGAGTAAATATCTAAATCGGGGCCAAACATTAGCCCTCCAAATAGAAACCCGCCTGCAACTAATAAAGTCGCATTGCTACTACGAGTCTGCCAGAAAGTGATGCCCGCCACGAACGGCAGAGCATACATAGTAATGCGATCGTGCGTCCGACCAGAGGGCATTCTGAGTGCTGAGTCCTACTGCTGAGTTACCGAACTTTTGAGCGGCATCCATCGCCGCTCAGAGTTCTCACTGAGTCAGTATAAGAGAAAAAAAGATTTTCCCAAAACTACTAGCGCAACGCGAAATCTTTTGCTATATTAATTAAGGATTAGTCAAAAGGGCGGTTAGCTCAGTTGGTAGAGCGCCTGCCTTACAAGCAGGATGTCATCAGTTCGAGTCTGGTACTGCCCATAATTGTTAAAGTGTAACAGCGAGCTATTAACTCATTTATGAGTTAATAGCTCGTTAAGTTTTGTAAGACTTGAAGAAAGTAAGGCTTTCATAGCAATCTCTAAACTACTTCGTTCGCCTACGTTGCATTCGCAATGATATATCGTAAATGATTAGGTGGACATAATATGACATCCTCTTGGTCATCCTTAGAGTCAAAGCTTTTCGAGCATATTCTCAACTTAAGCCACTATTGAGAAAAAAGTAACCTCTGTATTTTGGACTATTTGCTTAAATAGACCACATAATCTGAAACAAGATACAGTTTCTCACGCTTTTACGAGTATTAACCGCACGTCAACTACTGTACTTTTTTTTGATATCATCAGAGATCCGACTCTTTAAACACCGATTGACGTATGAGCAAAGGTACCCTGTTTGACAAAGTTTGGGACTTACACACCGTTGGTACACTTCCTTCAGGGCTGACGCAACTATTTATCGGGCTGCATCTAATTCATGAAGTAACCAGTCCCCAAGCCTTTGCTATGTTACGCGAGAGAGGTCTAAAAGTCCTGTTTCCTGAGCGGACTGTAGCTACGGTAGATCATATTGTACCGACAGAAAATCAAGCACGCCCCTTTGCCGATACCCTGGCAGAGGAAATGATTCAAGCGCTTGAACAGAACTGTAAGGAAAATAACATAACTTTTTATAATATCGGTTCTGGTAGTCAGGGTATAGTTCATGTCATCGCTCCAGAATTGGGACTTACCCAGCCAGGATTGACGATCGCCTGTGGAGATAGCCACACTTCTAGTCATGGTGCATTTGGGGCGATCGCATTTGGTATCGGTACTAGCCAAGTGCGGGATGTTCTCGCTTCCCAAACCCTTGCTCTATCTAAGTTGAAAGTCCGCAAAATTGAAGTTAACGGTACTCTCAACCCCGGTGTTTTCGCCAAAGATGTGATTTTGCATATCATCCGTACGCTTGGTGTCAAAGGTGGCGTAGGTTACGCCTATGAATACGCAGGTACGACCTTTGACCAAATGAATATGGAAGAACGGATGACAGTCTGCAACATGGCGATCGAAGGCGGTGCTAGATGCGGCTACGTCAATCCCGATCAAGTTACCTACGATTATCTCAAAGGTAGAGACTTTGCCCCCAAAGATGCAGATTGGGATAAAGCTGTGGCTTGGTGGGAATCTATCAAGAGCGATGTTGATGCTGTGTACGATGATGTAGTGGTCTTTGACGCAGCTGATATTCCCCCGACTGTGACTTGGGGAATTACTCCTGGTCAAGGCATTGGGATTAATCAGTTCGTACCTAAGCCGGAAGAACTGCTCGAAGAAGACCGATTCATTGCCGAAGAAGCTTACCGCTACATGGATTTGTTGCCTGGACAACCAATCAAAGGTACTAAAATTGATGTCTGCTTTATTGGCAGCTGCACTAATGGAAGAATTAGCGACCTACGGGAAGCCGCGAAAATTGCCAAAGGTCGGAAAGTAGCTGAGGGAATTAAAGCCTTTGTTGTCCCAGGTTCCGAACGGGTGAAGCAAGAAGCGGAAGCTGAGGGACTGGACAAAATCTTTCAGGAAGCTGGATTTGAGTGGCGCGAACCAGGATGTTCCATGTGTTTGGCGATGAACCCAGACAAGTTACAGGGAAGACAAATCAGTGCTTCCTCTTCCAACCGCAACTTTAAAGGAAGACAGGGTTCATCCTCTGGTCGCACATTGCTGATGAGTCCGGCGATGGTTGCTACCGCTGCGATTAAAGGTGAAGTTTCGGACGTGCGCGAGTTGCTGTAATGGGCATTGGGGAGCCAGTTCCGTGCGGGGGTTCCCCCTGTTGAGGAAACTGGCGTCATGGGGCAATAATTGAAGTGATAGGTAAGCAAATTTATGGTGAGTGAAGTTAAAACAGTTTCTGGACGCGCTATACCATTGGTAGGAAATGATATAGATACCGATCGCATTATTCCCGCCCGTTATTTGAAAGCCATAACCTTTGATGGGTTAGGCGAAGGCGCGTTTATTGATGACCGCAAAGCACTAAATGGTCAACATCCCTTTGATCAACCACAATACCAAGGGGCAAACATTTTAATAGTCAATAGAAATTTTGGTTGTGGTTCATCGCGGGAACACGCACCGCAGGCGATCGCAAAATGGGGAATTCAAGCCCTAATAGGCGAAAGCTTTGCAGAAATCTTTTTTGGTAACTGTGTGGCAATGGGAATACCTTGTCTGACAGCTGATGCAGCCACAATCAAACAACTGCAAGAATTAGTAGCTGCGAATCCTCAAGCCGCTGTCACCGTAAATCTAGAAACCTTGCAAGTACAAATCGCCGATTATACCGCCCCAGTTGTAATTGGTGAAGGTACTAGAAGCACTTTCATTGCTGGCACTTGGGATGCTTGCGGTCAATTAGTAGCTAATGCTGACCAAGTTCGGGCAACGGCTGCGAAACTACCATATATAAGTTGGGGTCAGTTAGCTGCAAGTTAAAAGGGTGTTTTATTTGAGTATTAGTTAAAGATAAAAAGAGTCGAAAAAGAAAAACAAAATGACGACTTATACAGGTGGATGTGCTTGCAGAGCAATTCGTTATGAAATTGCAACAGAACCGCTACAGATGGGTCATTGTCAGTGCAGCGACTGCCAAGAGGCAACTGGAAGTGGACACGCATCAATCCTGATTTTCCCTAAAAGCGCAGTCACATTAACCGGTAGCCCAACTCACTACACTTCTCAACCAGATAGTGGTAAAACAAAGACGCGTGCTTTTTGCCCAATCTGCGGTTCGCCACTATACACGCTCCTCGACTCGCTACCTGATGTGTTTGTAGTCAAGGCAGGAAGTCTTGACGACACAAGCGCTTTTCAGCCTCAAATGGTCATTTACACAGACAGCGGATGTGTTTGGGATTATATCGATCCTACTCTACCCAGATATTCAAAGATGCCGACTGCTGGATAAATAAAGCGATCGCCTAACTTACTGCGTTTTAATTACCGATGACAAAAGATGAGCGATGCCTTCAAACGACTCGCACCTTTTATTCAAGAATATATTTATCATCATCAATGGACTGAATTACGACCAGTCCAAATTGCAGCTTGTCAAGTAATATTTGACACTGATGCTCATTTGCTAGTTGCTGCTGCAACTGCTGCGGGTAAAACCGAAGCGGCATTTTTGCCAGTTTTAACTCTGTTACATGAAAACCCTGCTGCGACAATCGGTGCATTATATATTAGCCCCATCAAAGCTTTAATTAATGACCAATTTGAGCGTCTCAACGACTTACTAAAAGAAGCAGATATTCCCGTCTGGCATTGGCATGGTGATGTTTCTCAAAATCGAAAAGATAAGCTTTTGAAGAATCCTCAAGGCATTTTACAAATTACACCAGAATCTTTAGAAAGTTTGTTAATTAACAAAAATCATGAGCTACTTCGTTTATTCGCTGATTTAAGATTTGTCATCATTGATGAAATTCATGCATTTATGGGTTCAGAACGCGGTTGTCAAATTATTTGCCAATTACAACGTTTAGCAAAATTAACCCAAAAACAACCCCGCCGTATTGGTTTATCAGCGACTCTTGGGGATTACTCAATGGCTGAAGAGTGGTTGCGATCGGGAACTGAGAAACAAGTAATTACTCCAACAGTTGACGGGATAAAACGCCAAATAAAACTAGCTGTAGAACACTTTTATATTACTGATGAAGTTGATGAATCAGAGGTTGAAGACTATGAAAAATATATTTTCAACCTCAGTAAGTCTCGCAAATGCCTGATCTTTGCTAATAATCGCACGCGAACCGAATCTATAATTGCATCTTTACGACAAATTGCCACAGAAGAAGGGTTACCGGATATATATCATGTGCATCATGGAAGCATATCTGCTAGCCTGCGACAAGCTGCTGAAAATGCAATGCGTGAGCCTAATAATCCAGCTGTTACTGCCGCGACTCTGACTCTAGAATTAGGTATAGATATTGGTCATTTAGAGCGAGTGATTCAGTTAGAATCACCCCTATCTGTAGCAAGCTTTTTACAGCGATTAGGACGCAGCGGTAGAAGAGGTGAAGCCGCTGATATGCGCTTTATCTGTACTGAAGAGAAGCCATTATCAGAAGCTTCTCTACCTGAGCAAATACCTTGGCAGCTTTTACAGTGTATTGCTATTATCCAACTTTATTTAGAAGAGAAATGGATTGAACCAATAAAGCCGATTAAATATCCTTTGAGCTTGCTTTATCATCAGACAATGAGTATTTTAGCAGCGATTGGTGAACTTTCGCCGAATGTCTTAGCTAAAGAAATTTTTAGTCTGCCACCATTTGCTGCTATTTCTCAAGAAGATTTCAAAATATTATTACGCTATTTAATTGACATTGACCATATCCAGTTAACTGAACAACGCAAATTAATTTTAGGTTTGGCAGGAGAAAAGGTAGCCAGAAAATTTCAGTTTTAT
This region of Nostoc sp. UHCC 0302 genomic DNA includes:
- a CDS encoding ATP-binding protein, whose protein sequence is MKISQKLILGFLGIATLTGVLGAIAANQQSKTAKYLAQQEAQEVAGLLGYFANHELEDHEFKSRDEMLAQLQRHVEALHNQRQRDLEIVDRNKIILADVVTEDVGTRLEHDLNNEVGKTIQDGIPRTYVEISSEYPNGIQLIAVPFKTSKNETIGAVILEYTPLYKAAMATAQESIIATLSMSLVSAVLALAAGYLTSKSISEPIKKLQQAVLNLAEGKLDTRVNIRSQDEIGELATSFNKMADDLQQSRAKLINANEQLRDEITERQQAEAEVQQALKDLQKTQAQLIQSEKMSSLGQLVAGVAHEINNPVNFIHGNLLHVQEYAECLMNFVQLYQKHHPNPAPEIQAEAEKIDLVFLQEDLPKIVDSMAMGTERIRQIVLSLRNFSRIDEAEYKAVNIHEGIDSTLLILQHRLKAKAEMPTIEVIRDYGNLPLVECYPGQLNQVFMNLLANGIDALEEANTKHKHSQLKDNPRRIIIRTSVIDSEWVQIAIADNGPGIPETARQHLFNPFFTTKPIGKGTGMGLSISYQIITEKHCGKIQYFSTPTEGTEFIIQIPIQGKVNKINR
- a CDS encoding metal-binding protein, yielding MPSGRTHDRITMYALPFVAGITFWQTRSSNATLLVAGGFLFGGLMFGPDLDIYSVQFQRWGFLRWIWLPYQKSLRHRSFLSHGPIIGTILRVLYLGCLLAILAIFVLTIVEKLWNLSFSLQDLGGTVGRSLVQYDTEYIALFLGLELGAMSHSLSDWGGSAYKRFKKQGIRGLLPSSKTKKRKITTRGSLRATVSRKSKGKTTKDK
- the leuC gene encoding 3-isopropylmalate dehydratase large subunit gives rise to the protein MSKGTLFDKVWDLHTVGTLPSGLTQLFIGLHLIHEVTSPQAFAMLRERGLKVLFPERTVATVDHIVPTENQARPFADTLAEEMIQALEQNCKENNITFYNIGSGSQGIVHVIAPELGLTQPGLTIACGDSHTSSHGAFGAIAFGIGTSQVRDVLASQTLALSKLKVRKIEVNGTLNPGVFAKDVILHIIRTLGVKGGVGYAYEYAGTTFDQMNMEERMTVCNMAIEGGARCGYVNPDQVTYDYLKGRDFAPKDADWDKAVAWWESIKSDVDAVYDDVVVFDAADIPPTVTWGITPGQGIGINQFVPKPEELLEEDRFIAEEAYRYMDLLPGQPIKGTKIDVCFIGSCTNGRISDLREAAKIAKGRKVAEGIKAFVVPGSERVKQEAEAEGLDKIFQEAGFEWREPGCSMCLAMNPDKLQGRQISASSSNRNFKGRQGSSSGRTLLMSPAMVATAAIKGEVSDVRELL
- the leuD gene encoding 3-isopropylmalate dehydratase small subunit codes for the protein MVSEVKTVSGRAIPLVGNDIDTDRIIPARYLKAITFDGLGEGAFIDDRKALNGQHPFDQPQYQGANILIVNRNFGCGSSREHAPQAIAKWGIQALIGESFAEIFFGNCVAMGIPCLTADAATIKQLQELVAANPQAAVTVNLETLQVQIADYTAPVVIGEGTRSTFIAGTWDACGQLVANADQVRATAAKLPYISWGQLAAS
- a CDS encoding GFA family protein — its product is MTTYTGGCACRAIRYEIATEPLQMGHCQCSDCQEATGSGHASILIFPKSAVTLTGSPTHYTSQPDSGKTKTRAFCPICGSPLYTLLDSLPDVFVVKAGSLDDTSAFQPQMVIYTDSGCVWDYIDPTLPRYSKMPTAG
- a CDS encoding DEAD/DEAH box helicase gives rise to the protein MSDAFKRLAPFIQEYIYHHQWTELRPVQIAACQVIFDTDAHLLVAAATAAGKTEAAFLPVLTLLHENPAATIGALYISPIKALINDQFERLNDLLKEADIPVWHWHGDVSQNRKDKLLKNPQGILQITPESLESLLINKNHELLRLFADLRFVIIDEIHAFMGSERGCQIICQLQRLAKLTQKQPRRIGLSATLGDYSMAEEWLRSGTEKQVITPTVDGIKRQIKLAVEHFYITDEVDESEVEDYEKYIFNLSKSRKCLIFANNRTRTESIIASLRQIATEEGLPDIYHVHHGSISASLRQAAENAMREPNNPAVTAATLTLELGIDIGHLERVIQLESPLSVASFLQRLGRSGRRGEAADMRFICTEEKPLSEASLPEQIPWQLLQCIAIIQLYLEEKWIEPIKPIKYPLSLLYHQTMSILAAIGELSPNVLAKEIFSLPPFAAISQEDFKILLRYLIDIDHIQLTEQRKLILGLAGEKVARKFQFYAVFAEQQEYIVKQNATAIGSIVTPLPVGNQFALAGRTWEVTEIDFQKKTISVKQAEGKASIYWRGSGGSIHTRVLQRMRQVLFEDVEYSYLQKNALQRLQTVRQIARNAELNKQNILQLEKGKCCIFPWIGTVAYRTLERLLNSYCRESLEIRSIGGVNPYYLIIKLDNNKFKNIYAEIASLCKQRIAAEDLISSSEASEINKYDKFIPHQLLRKAFAQDYLDLVELQQQVGNW